CGGGCCAACCTTTGACCGCGTTGTGTCGGTACGGCGCCAGCGTCGCCGAGTCAGGGCGACCCGGCTCGTAGGCCGTGTCGAAGTAGCCAGATCACCTTGCGACCCGCCGCGTGCAAGGCGTCGATGGTCGCCTGGCTCGTCTCGAAGAGGTCGATGTCGTAAGCGGCGACGTTCAAAGGAAGTGTCGAGGTTGCCCGTCCCACTGGGCTGCCATTGCCACGACGTTCCAGGCTTTGGCATCCACCGCGGGCCGATGGCGGCGGCGGCGGCGGCGGAACCGACGCGTCGACGGTGGGGGGCGATGGCGCGGCATCCGTCTGGGCCCCGGCATCGCGCACGCCTGGCGGGGTCCGTGCGTCAGCACCCGCGTCGCGCCTTCGCCGTCGCAGCTCGGCCTCGTCCTGGCTGACGGCCATCTCGCCGTCGGCGTCGTCAGCGCCGTCACCGAGCGCGGCGCACGCCTCGCGCCCGTCGACAGGAAGAGCGAGAACGCGAAGAGGTACCTGCGCTCGAACCCCTCGAGGACCGTACGCTTCGCGTCATGAAACGGCATGGCCCACAGGGCGTCGTCCGATAGCGGGTTCAACGGCCCGTCGCCATCGAAGAGCGCTGTGCGTTCTCGCACGCCGAGGAGCGCGTGGCGCTCGATGACATTTTTTAGCTCGCGCACGTTGCCGGGCCAGCGATGCGACCGAAGCATCGCCGCGATGTCCGGCGCGAGCTCTACGTCGTCGCGCCCCAACGCGCGCGACGGAGGAAATCGCCGCGAGGGGCTCGAGTCGTCGATGCGATCTGAGCGGCCGGGACGACCACGCGGGCAACGGCCAATCGATAGAAGAGATCCTGCGGAAGGTCCCGTCGGCGACGGCCGGGGCCAAGTGACGGTTCGTGGCCGCGACCACGCCGGACGTCGATCTTCTTCTCGTCGCGGCCGCCCCACGGGCCTCACGGTGCGAAGCTCGAGCACGCGCAGCAACTTCAGCTGCATCTCGAGCGGCAACTCTCAATCTCGTCAAGAAGAGCGTGCCGCCGTGGGCCTGCTCGAAAGTCCCATCCGCTCTTGAAGAGCCACGGTAAAGGCGCCCTTCGCGTGACCAAGCAGCTCGCTCTCGATGAGACCCTCGGGAATGGCGCCGCAGTCCCCACGGCGATGAAGGGGCCGCCCTGGCGCGGAGACTCGTCGTGGACGCCGCGCGCGACACTTCTTTCCCGCCGCTCTCGCCC
Above is a window of Myxococcales bacterium DNA encoding:
- a CDS encoding sigma 54-interacting transcriptional regulator — its product is MHEATLTGDATLTLGTTSLAIQPDSGLSDLVAGPPGSFGAALGVSTAMRHVFGTLERASGTDVTILLEGESGGKEVSRAASTTSLRARAAPSSPWGLRRHSRGSHRERAAWSREGRLYRGSSRADGTFEQAHGGTLFLTRLRVAARDAAEVAARARASHREARGAAATRRRSTSGVVAATNRHLAPAVADGTFRRISSIDWPLPAWSSRPLRSHRRLEPLAAISSVARVGARRRRARAGHRGDASVASLARQRARAKKCHRAPRAPRRARTHSALRWRRAVEPAIGRRPVGHAVS